The Abyssisolibacter fermentans nucleotide sequence ATTTTCAATGGCAATTAGAATGTTTAGATTATTATTGTTGCTGTTAACCGGTGTATTTAATTTATATGGATTTATTGGAGGTATAATATTAATAAGTATAATGTTTATAACTACTAAAAATATTAATGGTCAAAGATATACATGGCCTTTAATTCCATTTGATAAAAAAGCATTAGGTAATATATTAGTAAGAAAACCTATTATAGAAATTAAAAGAAACAATGAAAAAAATTAAAATATGCTAAAATATAAACGATTGACAACTTCTGTCTAAAAGAATAAAATGGAATTAGACAGAAGTTGTCAATTTCATTTGTAAGGAGATAAATTATTATGAATAAGAGATTTGAACATATAGACATAAATAATGAGAAGGTATATAGGATAGTAAATAGTGCATTTAAAGTGTTTAGTAATAATGATTTAGAAAAAGCATCAACGAATATGGTGGTTACACAAGCTGGGATATCAAGGGGATTATTGTATCATTATTTCAAGGATAAGCAGGAGTTATTTGATTTTCTTTTGTATTTTTCTGTTAAAGTGATTATGATTGATTTAAAAGAGAATATAAATTGGGAAGATTCAGATATTCTAAATCGTATGCGTCAAGGATTAATTATTAAATTACAGGAAATTAAGCGATTTCCTTATATGATAGATTTTTATGCTAAGTATGGTAAACTTACTAGATCTATTATTGATAGTCAAACAGAAGAAATTTTCCCTGGAATAAGAGAAAAATTTTATACTTACAACTTAGATTTTAGTCAGGTAAAAGATGATATTGATATTGAAAAAATGATAAGTGTAATTACATTTACTTTAAAAGGAATTATAAATGAATATTTGGATATGACGAGAACAAGCAGTGAAAATTTTGAAATGAAATTATTAGTTAATAAATGTGATGAATACTTTGAATTTTTTAGAAAGCAATTCTTCAAATAGTTATATAAAACTGAAATATAAAAAGGAGGGGGAATAAATGACTAAAAAAATCTATCATTTTAGGGCGGAAGATAATCCGAAATTGAATGAAGTTGGTGGAAAGGCTAAAGCACTTATAGAAACTACAAGAGCAGGTTTTCCAGTTCCATCTGGTTTTGCCTTGTCTGTTGATTTTTTTAATCCGTGGCTTCAAGAAATTAAAGATTCAAGTGAATGGTCAGAATTACTTTTAAATGTGACAAGAGAACAGTGTAAAGTAATAAAATCAAAAGCAGCACAGTTAATGTTTAATGAACAACAAAAGATAGAAATTGGAAAAGCTTTAAACCAATTTGAATCAGGTACTGTTTATGCTGTTCGTTCATCTTCGCCAGAAGAAGACTTGGAAGGTACTAGCTTTGCTGGCATGTATGAGACGTTGCTTGGTGTAACAAAAAACAGGCTTGAAAGAGCTATAGCTTCAGCGTTTTCATCTTGTTTTAATTTTAGGGTTATGGAATATAAAAAGCAAAACAACATAAATCTTGAAAACACATGCATAGCTGTTGTGGTTCAAAGACAAATTGCTTCGGATGTGAGCGGTGTAGGTTTTTCACTTAATCCAAATAACAATTGTTATGATGAAGTTATAATTAATGCTTCTTTTGGACTTGGAGAAAGTATAGTATCAGGAATCGTAACACCTGATACTTATGTTGTGGATAGTTTGAAAAATGAAATTATTGAAAAGATAGTAGGGGATAAACAAACTGCACTGTGGCTTAAAGATGATGGCGGTACTATCCAAAAAGATAATCACAATTTGAAAGATCAGGCACTTGCTGATATACAGATCTTAAAGCTATCAAGACTTATTAAAAAATGTGAAAAGCATTATGGAAAGCCAATGGATACTGAATGGGCTTTTGAAAACAATAAATTATATTTATTACAATCAAGACCTATTACAACTTACATTCCGTTATTTGACGAACTTATAACAAAACCTTTAGAGAAGAAAAAAATTTATATTGATGTAATGGGACTTACACAAGGGTTTACAGAGAGTATGTCTGTTCTTGGTATGGATCTATGGGCTAGAATTATAAATGAGTTAAAAGGTGGTATTATGCCAACTTCGATAGATGGAGGTATGCCATCTATTCATGGAAGACAATATGTTAATGTTTCTAATCTCATGGCAGGTTGGGGTTCTTTTGCAACTAAAAAGTTTATTGAAAGTTATGATGAGAATGTCAAAAAAATATTTGCTGACATAGATTTAGTCAAAGAATATAAACCTGTTAGAATGCCTAAAGCTATGAAAAAAACAAAATTAAATATGTTAAAAATGACTTTTAGAATGATGCCATCGACAATAAGAGCAAAATTTTCTGATTATAAAAAAGTTGTTAAAGAATATAATATTACAGCAGATAACATATTATCACATCTTAAGAAATTAAACTCAAAGAAAAAATTCAGTGAAATAGTTGATTTTACAATGAAAGACCTTGAAACTATTATGAATGTAGCAGGATTAATGCTCACAGGAATGGCGGCATTTGCTTCTATCAAAAAAATGTTTAAAGGTAAGGATGTAGAAAAACTTGTAACTGCACTAGGTATGGATTTAGATGGCAATCCAACTAGTCAAATGGGTCATTTGTTATTTAAACTTGCTTCTTATGATGAGTTTCAGCTAACTAAATCAGTAGATGAGTTTATGACAAAAA carries:
- a CDS encoding TetR/AcrR family transcriptional regulator, with product MNKRFEHIDINNEKVYRIVNSAFKVFSNNDLEKASTNMVVTQAGISRGLLYHYFKDKQELFDFLLYFSVKVIMIDLKENINWEDSDILNRMRQGLIIKLQEIKRFPYMIDFYAKYGKLTRSIIDSQTEEIFPGIREKFYTYNLDFSQVKDDIDIEKMISVITFTLKGIINEYLDMTRTSSENFEMKLLVNKCDEYFEFFRKQFFK
- a CDS encoding PEP/pyruvate-binding domain-containing protein; this encodes MTKKIYHFRAEDNPKLNEVGGKAKALIETTRAGFPVPSGFALSVDFFNPWLQEIKDSSEWSELLLNVTREQCKVIKSKAAQLMFNEQQKIEIGKALNQFESGTVYAVRSSSPEEDLEGTSFAGMYETLLGVTKNRLERAIASAFSSCFNFRVMEYKKQNNINLENTCIAVVVQRQIASDVSGVGFSLNPNNNCYDEVIINASFGLGESIVSGIVTPDTYVVDSLKNEIIEKIVGDKQTALWLKDDGGTIQKDNHNLKDQALADIQILKLSRLIKKCEKHYGKPMDTEWAFENNKLYLLQSRPITTYIPLFDELITKPLEKKKIYIDVMGLTQGFTESMSVLGMDLWARIINELKGGIMPTSIDGGMPSIHGRQYVNVSNLMAGWGSFATKKFIESYDENVKKIFADIDLVKEYKPVRMPKAMKKTKLNMLKMTFRMMPSTIRAKFSDYKKVVKEYNITADNILSHLKKLNSKKKFSEIVDFTMKDLETIMNVAGLMLTGMAAFASIKKMFKGKDVEKLVTALGMDLDGNPTSQMGHLLFKLASYDEFQLTKSVDEFMTKIKERSYSKEFMNDYVEYLARFGARGFMEIDVASKRVYEDPTLLYEKLININVKDSQISNVKAKRKEAYEKLLNVAKKGGFDKKFKKQAEIYQATFGYREHPKYIIVMIYAKLHDIALEIGEKFAKENRLEDKWHIFDLHIGEITKAQNGEDIDLKAIRDKNLAPYKKVAHIKDWPLVINSRGKIFKPKINAEEGDLVGSAIAPGVVRGRAKVLRTPYEKPLKSGEILVTKATEPSWTPIFINAAGVIMEVGGPLQHGGIIAREYGIPCVSGMLGIMDIVKDGDMLEVDGSNGIVKIIEKS